CCGGACATGCCGGTGACGATGAGGATGTCGTGCTGCTGCGGCGATCGTGTCGGCGCTGGGACGCTGTCGGTCATCTGGGAGTGGGCTCCGTCGTGGCGGCCCGGGCGCGTCGCCCGGGGAGGTCTCGGCTGCGGGACAAGGGTATCGCCCGGACGCCGGGCTCGGGGCCCGTCATCCGGTCGGGTGCGGTCCGTCTGTCGGCCGTGGCCCGCCGGTCGGGTGTGGCCCGTCGGTCGGGTGCGGTCCGTCGGTCGGGCGCGGTCCGTCGGTCGGGCGCGGTCCGTCGGTCGGGTGAGGTCCGTCGATCGGGTGACGTCCGTCGGTCGGGCCCTGTCCGTCCGTCGGCCGCACGGGAGGCGCGGTGTGCGTCATGCGGGCAGGTGTGGGCCGTCGTCGGTCACCTCGGGGAGCCGGGCCGGTCCTCCGGAGCGGGTGGCGGCCGCCTGCGGGGCGGCGGCCAGGTCGGACGCGCTGGCTGGGTCGGGCGCGCTGGCTGGGCCGGGCGCGCTGGCGGTGCCCGGTTCGCCGGCTGCGTCGGCCGCGCTGGCGCTGCCGGGTTCGATCGCCGTGTCCGGCGCACCGGCCCCGTCGGGAGCGCTCGTCGGCGTCGGGGCGCCCGCGGCCTCCGGCGCGCTCGTCGGCGTCGGGGCGCCGGCGGCCTCCGGCGCGCTCGTCGGCGTCTGCGCGAGCTTCGTGACCACGGCGGCAGCCGTCGCCGGCCCGACGCCGTTCACCTCGGCGATCTCCTCCGCCGTCGCCTCGCGCAGCCGCGCCACCGACCCGAAGTGCTTCAGCAGCGCGTTCACCCGGGTGGGTCCGAGACCCGGGATCTCGGACAGCCGCGACCGGACGTCCCGCTTGCGCCGGGTCCGCTGGTGCGTGATCGCGAACCGGTGTGCCTCGTCGCGGATGCGCTGGATGAGGAACAGTGCCTCGGAGTTGCGCGGCAGGATCACCGGGAAGTCGTCGTCCGGCAACCAGAGTTCCTCGAGCCGCTTCGCGATGCCCACGAGCGCGATGTCGTGCACCCCGGCCTCGTCCATCGCGCGCTTCGCCGCCTGCACCTGTGGCTGCCCGCCGTCGACGATGAGGAGCTGCGGCCGGTACGCGAACCGCTTGGTCGGCTTCGACCCCTCGACCACCTCGTCGCTGGTGACGTCGGGGACATCCGGCAGCTCGGCGTCCTCATCGAGGCGCGCAAGCCGGCGGGACAGCACCTGGTGCATGCTGTCGGTGTCGTCGGTGGTCTCGGCGATCGAGTACCGCCGGTACTGGTCCTTGCGGGGCAACCCGTCCTCGAACACGACCATCGACGCGACGACGTTCGTCCCCTGCAGGTGCGAGATGTCGTAGCACTCCATGCGGAGCGGTGCCTCGGTCATGCCGAGGGCGTCCTGGATGTCCGCCAGCGCCGCGGACCGCGTCGTGTAGTCGGCGGAGCGCTTCGTCTTGTAGAGCATGAGCGCCTGGGCAGCGTTCTGCGCCGCGGTCCGGGCGAGCCCCGCCCGGTCACCCCGCTGCGCGGTGCTGAGCTTGGTGCCCCGACCGCCACGGCGTTCGCTGAGCCACTGCTGCAGTGCGTCGGCGTCCTCCGGCAGTTCCGGCACGACGACCTCGCGCGGGGGTTCCTCGCCCGTCGCGTACTGTCCCTGCACGATCTGCTCGATGAGGTCGCCCGTCGGGATGTCGAGTTCCTTGTCGACGACCCACCCGCGCACACCGCGGATGCGCCCGCCGCGCACCGAGAACAGCTGCACCGCCGCGGCGAGCTCGTCCTCGGAGATGCCGAACAGGTCGAGGTCGACCGAGTCGCGGAGCACGACCGCGGACTTCTCGAGCACGGCCTCGAGCGCGCCGACCTGGTCGCGGAACTTCGCGGCCTGCTCGTACTGCATCGCGTCGGCCGAAGCGGCCATGCGCTGCCGCAGCTGCGTGATCACCCGGCGGTCGTAGCTCGCCATGAAGCGCACGAACTCCTCGACCAGCGCGCGGTGCTCGGCGATCGTGACCTTCTGGGAGCACGGGCCGCCGCACTTGCCGATCTGCCCCGGGAAGCACGGCTTGCCGGTCTGCATCGCCTTCTTGTACGACGAGTCCGAGCAGGTGCGGATCGGGAACACCTTGATCATCAGGTCGATCGTGTCGTGCACCGCCCAGATCTTCGGGTACGGACCGAAGTACTTCGCGCCCTTGATCTTCCGGTTCCGGGTGACCATCACCCGGGGCGACTCCTCGCCCAGGGTGATCGCCATGTACGGGTAGGACTTGTCGTCCCGGAACTTGACGTTGAAGGGCGGATCGAACTCCTTGATCCACGTGTACTCGAGCTGCAGCGCCTCGATCTCGGAGCCGACCGTCGTCCACTCGACGCTCCGTGCCGTGAGCACCATGCGCCGGGTGCGCTCGTGCAGCGTCGGCAGCGGTGCGAAGTAGTTGCTCAGCCGGGCACGGAGGTTCTTCGCCTTGCCGACGTAGAGCACCCGGCCGGCTTCGTCACGCCAGCGGTAGACGCCCGGATCAGTGGGGATCTCCCCCGCCTTCGGACGCCACGGGACGGTGTCCGCCACCTACCGAGCACCCGCCTTCTGCTTCGCCTTCGGCCGCTTCTGGCTGGCCGTGCGTGCGCCGACCGCCTGTTCCTTGCCGACCCGCGCGTCCTGCGCGTCGAAGATCTCCTTGAGGAAGACCCCGGTGTGGCTCTCGGGCACGTTCGCCACGTGCTCGGGCGTCCCCGTCGCGAGGACCGTCCCGCCGCCGGATCCACCCTCGGGTCCCATGTCGATCAGCCAGTCCGCCGACTTGATGACGTCGAGGTTGTGCTCGATCGTGATGACCGTGTTGCCCTTGTCGACCAGGCTCTGCAGCACGAGGAGCAGCTTGCGGACGTCTTCGAAGTGCAGACCGGTGGTCGGTTCGTCGAGGACGTAGACCGTCCGGCCGTTCGACCGGCGCTGGAGCTCGGTGGCGAGCTTGACGCGCTGCGCCTCGCCCCCGGAGAGCGTCGTTGCGCTCTGCCCGAGCCGGACGTAGCCCAGCCCGACGTCGACGAGCGTCGCCATGTACCGGTGGATCGCGGAGATCGGCTCGAAGAACTCGGCTGCCTCGCTGATCGGCATGTCGAGGACCTCGGAGATGTCCTTGCCCTTGTAGTGCACCTGCAGCGTCTCGCGGTTGTACCGCGCACCGCCGCAGACCTCGCACGCGACGTAGACGTCGGGGAGGAAGTTCATCTCGATCTTGATCGTGCCGTCGCCGGAGCAGTTCTCGCAGCGACCGCCCTTGACGTTGAAGCTGAAGCGACCGGGCTGGTAGCCGCGCGCCTTCGCCTCGGGCGTCTCGGCGAAGAGCTGTCGGATCCGGTCGAACACACCCGTGTAGGTCGCCGGGTTGGACCGCGGGGTCCGACCGATCGGCGCCTGGTCGACGTGCACGACCTTGTCGAGCTGGTCGAGCCCCTTCACGCGGGTGTGCTTGCCCGCGATGTGCCGTGCGCCGTTGAGCTGGTTGGCGAGCACCTTGTAGAGGATGTCGTTGACGAGCGTCGACTTGCCCGAGCCGCTCACCCCGGTGACCGCGGTGAACACCCCGAGCGGGAAGTCAGCGTCGATCGACTTGAGGTTGTTCGCCCGCGCACCCTGCACGCTGATCGTGCGCTTGAGGTTGACCTTGCGACGCTCGGCCGGGACCTCGATCGCACGTCGGCCCGCGAGGTAGTCGCCGGTGATCGATTCCCGGTTCTCGATGATCCCCTCGTACGAGCCGGAGTGGACGACGTTGCCGCCGTTCACACCCGCGCCGGGCCCGATGTCGACGACCCAGTCCGCCGTGCGGATCGTGTCCTCGTCGTGCTCGACGACGATGAGCGTGTTGCCGAGGTCCTTGAGCTTCACCAGGGTGTCGATCAACCGCCGGTTGTCGCGCTGGTGCAGCCCGATGCTCGGCTCGTCGAGGACGTAGAGCACGCCGGTCAGACCGGACCCGATCTGGGTGGCCAGACGGATGCGCTGCGCCTCGCCGCCGGACAGTCCGCCCGCGCCACGGGAGAGCGTCAGGTAGTTCAGACCGACCTCGAGCAGGAACTCGAGCCGCGCCCGGATCTCGCGCAGGACGGCGGCCGCGATGTGCGCCTCGCGCTCGGTGAGGGTGAGGCTCTCCATGAAGCCGTACGCGTTGTCGAGCGACATGTCCGTCACGTCGGCGATGCTGCGGCCGTCCACCGTCACCGCGAGCACCTCGGGCTTGAGGCGCGTGCCGTCGCAGACCGGGCAGGGGACCTCGCGCAGGTAGCCCTGGAAGCGCTGCCGCTGCGAGTCCGACTCGGCCTCGGCGAACTTGCGCTCGATGTAGGGCATGACGCCCTCGAACCCGCTCGTGTACCGCATCTCGCGGCCGAACCGGTTGCGCCAGGACACGGACACCTGGAAGTCCTTGCCGGTGAGGATCGCTGCCTGCACCGAGGCGTCGAGACGGTTCCACGGGGTGTCCAGGTCGAACCCGAGGTCCTTGCCGAGGCCGGCGAGGAGCTTCTCGAAGTAGGAGTAGAGCCCGCTCGTGCCCGTCCACGGCAGCAGGACGCCGTCGCGCAGGGACGCCTCGGGGTCGCCGAGGACGAGGTCCGGGTCGACCGACATGCGGGTACCGAGGCCAGAGCACTCGGGGCACGCGCCGAACGGCGCGTTGAACGAGAACGTGCGCGGCTCGATCTCGGTGAGCGCCAGCGGGTGGTTGTTCGGGCAGGAGAGGTTCTCGGAGTAGGTCCGGACCGCACCGGGTCCCTCGGCGTCGACGAGGTCGATCGCGACCGTGCCGTCGGTCAGGCGCAGTGCCGTCTCGAGCGAGTCGGTCAGACGCCCGAGGATGTCCTCGTTCGCGACGAGACGGTCGACGATGACCGAGATGTCGTGCTTGACCTGCTTCTTGAGCTTGGGCGGGTCGCTGAGCTGGATGCGCTCCCCGTCGACGATCGCGCGGGCGTAGCCGGACGCCGCCAGTTCTTGGAAGAGGTCGACGAACTCGCCCTTCTTCTTGGAGATGACGGGCGCGAGCACCTGGAACCGCGTGCCCGACTCGAACTCCATGAGCTGGTCGGCGATCTGCTGCACGCTCTGCTTGCTGATCACCTCACCGCAGACGGGGCAGTGCGGGATGCCGATGCGCGCCCAGAGCAGACGCATGTAGTCGTAGACCTCGGTGATGGTGCCGACCGTCGATCGCGGGTTGCGGTTCGTCGACTTCTGGTCGATCGAGACCGCGGGCGAGAGCCCTTCGATGAAGTCGACGTCCGGGCGGTCGACCTGCCCGAGGAACTGGCGCGCGTACGCGGACAGCGATTCGACGTAGCGGCGCTGTCCCTCGGCGAAGATCGTGTCGAACGCCAGCGAGGACTTGCCGGATCCGGACAGACCCGTGAACACGACGAGCGAGTCGCGTGGGATCTCGAGGTCGACGTCGCGCAGGTTGTGCACGCGGGCACCGCGCACGCTGAGCGTGGAGGTGCTGTGCGGTGCCGTGCCGCCGGGGATGTGGAGGTCTACGGGCTCGCCGAAGGCATTCCGGCCCGACGTCGAGGTTCCGCGGTCAGAGGTGATGGTCATCGTCGTCGATTCTACGAAGCGGCACCGACATTCGGCCGCGATGGACGGTCAGACGAGTGCGTCGAGAGCGAACGCGACCCCGGCGGCACGCTCACTCGCCACCCAGAGCCGGGCGGCCTCGGCCCGGTCGTGGGCCCCCGGTTCGGCCCGGACGACCGCTGCCGGCCCCCGGAGCTGCATCCAGCCCGACGGCCCCCAGTACTCGCCGGACCGGACGCCGTCGGCGATCGCCGCGTGCACGAGCGGGTCGGCGCCGGCGTCCTTGCCCTGGGCGTACAGCCGCTGCGCCGGACGGGTCCACGCCGGCTCCGATCGGGACGATGCGACGTCGGGACGCTCGGGTGACAGCAGGTCGAGCGAGAACCCGGGATGCGCGACGACGCTGGAGACCGGTGACCCGGCATCGGCGAGGCGTTCGGCGAGCTCGAAGCCGAAGAGCATGACCGCGAGCTTGCTCCGCCCGTACTGGCGGTAGCTGGAGTAGTGGCTCGCGCCGAGCGGGTCCGACGGGTCGAGCCGTGCCCACCGGTGTGCGATCGACCCGAGGTGCACCACGCGCCCCGCGCGGCGGTCGAGCAGTGGGAGCGTCAGCGCCGTCCAGGCGAAGTGCCCGAGGTGGTTCGTGCCCACCTGCAGCTCGGTGCCCTGGGCCGTCCGCTGCATCGTGCTCGCGCCCACCACGCCGGCGTTGTTCACGATCGCGTCGACACCCTCCGGCTGCAGCGCCGCGAGCTCGTCGGCGGCTGCCCGCACGCTGTCGAGGTCGGCGAGGTCGAGGTGCACGTGCGCGAGGTCGGCGCCGTCCACGTGGCGACGGATGCTCCGCTCGGCCGCCGCAGCGCGCTCGCGGCTGCGGGTCGCGAGGACGACGCGGTGACCGGCGGCGGCGAGCTGCTCCGCGGCGAAGTACCCGAGGCCGGCACTCGCACCGGTGACGACGACGGTGCGACGAGACCCGTCGCGCGCGGCGCGCGCGCCGGCGTCAGCTGACATGGCCCGCCGACTCCATCTGGCGGAGCGCCTTCTTGAGGTCCTGCACCTCGTCGCGGAGCCGTGCGGCGAGTTCGAACTTCAGCTCGGCCGCCGCCTGCAGCATCTGCTCGTTGAGGTCGCCGATGGTCGCTTCGAGCTGCATCGCCCCCTCGCCGGCGATCCCGCCGCGCTTGAGGTTCGGCGTCGGCGAGCGTCGGCCGTCCGCTCCGGGGCGACCTTCGAGCAGCGCCTTCGTGTCGTCGTTCTCACGCGCCAGGATCTCGGTGATGTCGGCGATCTTCTTGCGCAGCGGCTGCGGGTCGATGCCGCGCTCGGTGTTGTAGGCCACCTGCTTCTCGCGGCGACGGTCGGTCTCCTCGATCGCGGTCTTCATCGAGTCGGTCATCTTGTCGGCGTACATCAGCACCTGGCCCGAGACGTTGCGGGCGGCACGACCGATCGTCTGGATGAGCGACGTCGACGAGCGGAGGAAGCCTTCCTTGTCGGCGTCGAGGATCGCCACGAGCGAGACCTCGGGCAGGTCGAGCCCCTCGCGCAGGAGGTTGATGCCGACGAGCACGTCGTAGACGCCCTGGCGCAGTTCGGTCAGCAGCTCGACGCGCTTGAGGGTGTCGACGTCGGAGTGCAGGTACCGGACCCGGACGCCGGCGTTGCCGAGGAAGTCGGTGAGTTCCTCGGCCATGCGCTTGGTCAGCGTCGTGACGAGGACGCGCTCGTCCTTCTCGACGCGCTGGTTGATCTCCTCGAGCAGGTCGTCGATCTGGCCGTCACTCGGCTTCACGACGATCTCGGGGTCGACCAGGCCCGTCGGGCGGATGATCTGCTCGACGACGCTGTCGGTCACGCCGAGTTCGTACCGGCCCGGGGTCGCCGACAGGTAGACCTTCTGGCCGGAGCGCTCGAGGAACTCTTCCCAGGTGAGCGGTCGGTTGTCGAGGGCGCTCGGCAGCCGGAACCCGTGCTCGACCAACGTGCGCTTGCGGGAGGCGTCCCCTTCGTACATCGCGCCGATCTGCGGCACGGTGACGTGCGACTCGTCGATCACGATGAGGAGGTCGTCCGGGAAGAAGTCGAGCAGGCAGTGCGGCGGTTCCCCCGCGGCACGGCCGTCCATGTGGCGCGAGTAGTTCTCGATGCCGGAGCAGAAGCCGATCTGCTCCATCATCTCGATGTCGAACGTGGTGCGCATCCGAAGCCGCTGGGCCTCGAGCAGCTTGCCCTGCCCCTCGAGCTCGGCCAGGCGCTCGGCGAGTTCGTCCTTGATCGTGGCGATCGCCCGGTGCATGACCTCGGTGTCGGCGACGTAGTGCGACGCCGGGAAGATCGACACGGCGGGCATGTCCTCGATCACGTTG
The sequence above is a segment of the Curtobacterium sp. BH-2-1-1 genome. Coding sequences within it:
- the uvrC gene encoding excinuclease ABC subunit UvrC; translated protein: MADTVPWRPKAGEIPTDPGVYRWRDEAGRVLYVGKAKNLRARLSNYFAPLPTLHERTRRMVLTARSVEWTTVGSEIEALQLEYTWIKEFDPPFNVKFRDDKSYPYMAITLGEESPRVMVTRNRKIKGAKYFGPYPKIWAVHDTIDLMIKVFPIRTCSDSSYKKAMQTGKPCFPGQIGKCGGPCSQKVTIAEHRALVEEFVRFMASYDRRVITQLRQRMAASADAMQYEQAAKFRDQVGALEAVLEKSAVVLRDSVDLDLFGISEDELAAAVQLFSVRGGRIRGVRGWVVDKELDIPTGDLIEQIVQGQYATGEEPPREVVVPELPEDADALQQWLSERRGGRGTKLSTAQRGDRAGLARTAAQNAAQALMLYKTKRSADYTTRSAALADIQDALGMTEAPLRMECYDISHLQGTNVVASMVVFEDGLPRKDQYRRYSIAETTDDTDSMHQVLSRRLARLDEDAELPDVPDVTSDEVVEGSKPTKRFAYRPQLLIVDGGQPQVQAAKRAMDEAGVHDIALVGIAKRLEELWLPDDDFPVILPRNSEALFLIQRIRDEAHRFAITHQRTRRKRDVRSRLSEIPGLGPTRVNALLKHFGSVARLREATAEEIAEVNGVGPATAAAVVTKLAQTPTSAPEAAGAPTPTSAPEAAGAPTPTSAPDGAGAPDTAIEPGSASAADAAGEPGTASAPGPASAPDPASASDLAAAPQAAATRSGGPARLPEVTDDGPHLPA
- the uvrA gene encoding excinuclease ABC subunit UvrA; this translates as MTITSDRGTSTSGRNAFGEPVDLHIPGGTAPHSTSTLSVRGARVHNLRDVDLEIPRDSLVVFTGLSGSGKSSLAFDTIFAEGQRRYVESLSAYARQFLGQVDRPDVDFIEGLSPAVSIDQKSTNRNPRSTVGTITEVYDYMRLLWARIGIPHCPVCGEVISKQSVQQIADQLMEFESGTRFQVLAPVISKKKGEFVDLFQELAASGYARAIVDGERIQLSDPPKLKKQVKHDISVIVDRLVANEDILGRLTDSLETALRLTDGTVAIDLVDAEGPGAVRTYSENLSCPNNHPLALTEIEPRTFSFNAPFGACPECSGLGTRMSVDPDLVLGDPEASLRDGVLLPWTGTSGLYSYFEKLLAGLGKDLGFDLDTPWNRLDASVQAAILTGKDFQVSVSWRNRFGREMRYTSGFEGVMPYIERKFAEAESDSQRQRFQGYLREVPCPVCDGTRLKPEVLAVTVDGRSIADVTDMSLDNAYGFMESLTLTEREAHIAAAVLREIRARLEFLLEVGLNYLTLSRGAGGLSGGEAQRIRLATQIGSGLTGVLYVLDEPSIGLHQRDNRRLIDTLVKLKDLGNTLIVVEHDEDTIRTADWVVDIGPGAGVNGGNVVHSGSYEGIIENRESITGDYLAGRRAIEVPAERRKVNLKRTISVQGARANNLKSIDADFPLGVFTAVTGVSGSGKSTLVNDILYKVLANQLNGARHIAGKHTRVKGLDQLDKVVHVDQAPIGRTPRSNPATYTGVFDRIRQLFAETPEAKARGYQPGRFSFNVKGGRCENCSGDGTIKIEMNFLPDVYVACEVCGGARYNRETLQVHYKGKDISEVLDMPISEAAEFFEPISAIHRYMATLVDVGLGYVRLGQSATTLSGGEAQRVKLATELQRRSNGRTVYVLDEPTTGLHFEDVRKLLLVLQSLVDKGNTVITIEHNLDVIKSADWLIDMGPEGGSGGGTVLATGTPEHVANVPESHTGVFLKEIFDAQDARVGKEQAVGARTASQKRPKAKQKAGAR
- the uvrB gene encoding excinuclease ABC subunit UvrB, coding for MEPTRAVRPFEVISEYSPSGDQPAAIAELAGRINAGETDVVLLGATGTGKSATTAWLIEQVQRPTLVLAHNKTLAAQLANEFRSLLPNNAVEYFVSYYDYYQPEAYVPQTDTFIEKDSSVNAEVERLRHSTTNSLLSRRDVVVVSTVSCIYGLGTPEQYMNASVALHVGQTISRDQLVRKFVAMQYQRNDVDFARGTFRVRGDTLEIIPMYEEHAIRIEMFGDEVEALSYLHPLTGNVIEDMPAVSIFPASHYVADTEVMHRAIATIKDELAERLAELEGQGKLLEAQRLRMRTTFDIEMMEQIGFCSGIENYSRHMDGRAAGEPPHCLLDFFPDDLLIVIDESHVTVPQIGAMYEGDASRKRTLVEHGFRLPSALDNRPLTWEEFLERSGQKVYLSATPGRYELGVTDSVVEQIIRPTGLVDPEIVVKPSDGQIDDLLEEINQRVEKDERVLVTTLTKRMAEELTDFLGNAGVRVRYLHSDVDTLKRVELLTELRQGVYDVLVGINLLREGLDLPEVSLVAILDADKEGFLRSSTSLIQTIGRAARNVSGQVLMYADKMTDSMKTAIEETDRRREKQVAYNTERGIDPQPLRKKIADITEILARENDDTKALLEGRPGADGRRSPTPNLKRGGIAGEGAMQLEATIGDLNEQMLQAAAELKFELAARLRDEVQDLKKALRQMESAGHVS
- a CDS encoding SDR family NAD(P)-dependent oxidoreductase, which produces MSADAGARAARDGSRRTVVVTGASAGLGYFAAEQLAAAGHRVVLATRSRERAAAAERSIRRHVDGADLAHVHLDLADLDSVRAAADELAALQPEGVDAIVNNAGVVGASTMQRTAQGTELQVGTNHLGHFAWTALTLPLLDRRAGRVVHLGSIAHRWARLDPSDPLGASHYSSYRQYGRSKLAVMLFGFELAERLADAGSPVSSVVAHPGFSLDLLSPERPDVASSRSEPAWTRPAQRLYAQGKDAGADPLVHAAIADGVRSGEYWGPSGWMQLRGPAAVVRAEPGAHDRAEAARLWVASERAAGVAFALDALV